In Trichocoleus desertorum NBK24, the following are encoded in one genomic region:
- the cobN gene encoding cobaltochelatase subunit CobN, with protein MEESEFQCKQFLELETIMHRLAATPGGWNPQAEGVIFIEQTPAPVVLLTAADTDIQTLAQALPQLPPGFPAIRVVNLLQLQQQLTIDTYAEDVLESAPVIVLRLLGGRSYWSYGFEVVKDIVQRTQATLIVLPGDDRPDPDLVSHSTAPLTAVNQLWRYFTEGGITNMVNALKFAVKIGLNQDYTPALPQPVPQIGLYPWRSHSLPPSSLILPPSSLPKAGLLFYRAHYLAGNTAPIDALCQALSDRGLAPMPIFVPSLRDPDLQTELLKYFQPPDAPPIQVLLNATSFSLAKLETETPNLELWQRLDVPVLQVILSGGTVKQWEAEYRGLSPRDTAMNVALPEVDGRIISRAVSFKAVQVRNPDLQTDVVGYQPVRDRIEFVTDLAAHWVALRQTPPAERRIALILANYPTRDGRLANGVGLDTPTSCVDILKALEQAGYQVADLPQSSEELIQRLTAGVTNDPEGYELRSVQQSLALPEYEEYFSALPASVQQGMRDRWGAPAVTYSEPSSEPNSENPNLPATAFPISGLQLGNVFVGIQPARGYDLDPTLNYHAPDLEPTHAYLAFYYWLRQHFQVQAIVHVGKHGNLEWLPGKSLALSENCYPEVAFGPLPHLYPFIVNDPGEGAQAKRRSQAVILDHLTPPMTRAELYGPLQQLERLIDEYYEAQSLDPTRLPVIRDRITHLVLQENLHQDLGIEFNAAQVQEQLAEFLTRADGYLCELKEAQIRDGLHIFGRCPEGRQLRDLIVAIARHPGSGHIGLTRALAKDWGLDLDPLMADLGSPFEWVAELPAIDSSLSPSDLKQELSTCRTLGDVVELLEQQAAFLVEQVMNGQAGDRLPPHTQAEINWIETVLLPKLQQTPQEITHLLRGLAGGYVPSGPSGAPTRGRPEVLPTGRNFYSVDIRAIPTESAWDVGRKAAAALIERYTQDNGEYPKTIGLSVWGTSTMRTGGDDIAEALALLGVQPIWEGPSRRMVDFEILPVSVLGRPRVDVTLRVSGFFRDAFPNLIDLFDQAVTAVAALPELPDQNPLAAQVQQETQRWQSAGLTPEQAEQRSHYRVFGSKPGAYGAGLQGLIEAQNWTDDQDLARAYINWSSYAYTRNGEGRAAPEAFEQRLQQMQVVLHNQDNREHDLLDSDDYYQFQGGLTAAVRSLTGKNPQTYFGDHSLPQNPKIRKLQEEIARVYRSRVVNPKWLEGVMRHGYKGAFEMAATLDYLFAYDATAHCVENHMYQGVANAYLLDEKVQAFVQEKNPWALRDMAERLLEAHQRGLWEQVKPETIDQLRAIAHEAEAAIENTLSAPNS; from the coding sequence GTGGAGGAGAGCGAGTTTCAGTGCAAGCAATTTTTAGAACTAGAAACCATCATGCATCGTTTGGCTGCTACCCCTGGCGGTTGGAATCCCCAAGCAGAGGGGGTCATTTTTATTGAGCAAACACCCGCACCCGTAGTCCTGCTAACGGCGGCAGATACCGACATCCAGACCCTAGCCCAAGCTCTACCCCAGCTACCCCCAGGCTTTCCAGCTATCCGAGTGGTGAACTTGTTACAGCTACAGCAGCAACTCACCATTGATACCTATGCTGAGGATGTTTTGGAGTCAGCCCCGGTCATTGTGTTGCGCTTGCTAGGAGGACGGTCTTATTGGTCTTACGGTTTTGAAGTCGTTAAAGACATTGTTCAGCGCACCCAAGCCACTCTCATCGTTTTGCCAGGAGACGATCGCCCCGATCCAGATTTGGTCAGTCACTCCACCGCACCCCTGACAGCAGTGAATCAACTCTGGCGCTACTTCACCGAGGGCGGCATCACCAACATGGTCAACGCCCTCAAGTTTGCCGTCAAAATCGGTCTCAACCAAGACTACACTCCCGCCCTACCCCAACCAGTCCCCCAAATCGGCCTCTACCCCTGGCGCTCTCACTCCCTTCCTCCTTCATCCCTCATCCTTCCTCCTTCATCCCTCCCCAAAGCAGGCTTACTGTTCTACCGCGCCCACTACCTCGCAGGCAACACCGCTCCAATTGATGCCTTGTGCCAAGCCTTGAGCGATCGCGGGTTAGCTCCTATGCCCATCTTTGTGCCATCCCTGCGCGATCCTGACTTACAAACAGAGCTGTTGAAATACTTCCAGCCACCAGATGCTCCGCCAATTCAAGTGTTGCTGAATGCCACAAGTTTTTCGCTGGCTAAGTTGGAAACCGAAACTCCGAATCTGGAGCTATGGCAGCGGTTGGACGTGCCCGTTCTACAAGTGATCTTGAGCGGCGGTACGGTAAAGCAATGGGAAGCCGAGTATCGGGGATTGTCGCCACGAGATACCGCGATGAATGTGGCTTTACCCGAAGTGGATGGCCGTATTATTAGCCGTGCGGTGTCCTTTAAAGCAGTACAAGTTCGCAACCCAGATTTGCAAACGGATGTGGTGGGTTATCAACCTGTTCGCGATCGCATTGAATTTGTCACGGATCTAGCGGCTCATTGGGTGGCGCTGAGACAAACCCCACCCGCAGAACGCCGAATTGCCTTAATTCTGGCAAACTACCCTACCCGCGATGGCCGACTGGCGAATGGCGTGGGCTTAGATACGCCAACGAGCTGCGTAGACATTCTTAAGGCTCTAGAACAGGCGGGTTATCAAGTGGCAGATTTGCCTCAAAGCAGTGAGGAACTGATTCAGCGCTTAACTGCCGGAGTCACGAACGACCCTGAAGGATATGAATTACGCTCGGTGCAACAGAGTTTAGCTTTGCCTGAGTACGAGGAGTATTTTTCTGCTTTGCCTGCATCGGTGCAACAGGGGATGCGCGATCGCTGGGGTGCACCTGCCGTCACTTACTCTGAGCCAAGTTCTGAGCCAAATTCTGAGAATCCTAACTTACCAGCAACGGCTTTTCCTATTTCTGGTTTACAGCTTGGTAACGTTTTTGTTGGGATTCAACCCGCGCGGGGCTATGACTTAGACCCCACGCTGAACTATCACGCGCCTGATCTAGAGCCAACCCATGCTTATCTGGCGTTCTATTACTGGTTGCGACAACACTTTCAAGTGCAGGCGATCGTTCATGTCGGGAAGCATGGCAACTTAGAATGGCTTCCTGGCAAAAGTCTGGCGCTGTCGGAAAATTGCTATCCAGAAGTTGCTTTTGGCCCCTTGCCTCACCTGTACCCGTTTATTGTCAATGACCCCGGAGAAGGGGCGCAGGCAAAGCGGCGATCGCAAGCGGTGATTTTGGATCATCTCACTCCCCCCATGACCCGCGCTGAACTCTACGGCCCCTTGCAACAGTTAGAGCGCTTAATTGATGAATATTACGAAGCCCAAAGCCTAGATCCAACTCGCTTACCTGTAATTCGCGATCGCATCACCCACCTAGTTTTGCAGGAGAACCTGCATCAGGATTTGGGTATTGAGTTCAACGCGGCCCAAGTTCAGGAGCAACTTGCAGAATTTCTGACGCGAGCCGATGGGTATCTATGCGAACTGAAAGAAGCTCAAATCAGAGATGGGTTGCATATCTTTGGCCGCTGTCCGGAAGGTCGCCAACTGCGGGATTTGATTGTGGCGATCGCACGGCATCCAGGATCAGGTCACATCGGTTTAACTCGTGCCTTAGCCAAAGATTGGGGTCTCGATCTTGATCCACTCATGGCTGATTTAGGCAGTCCGTTTGAGTGGGTAGCAGAACTCCCAGCCATAGACAGTTCACTATCGCCTTCGGATCTTAAGCAAGAGCTATCGACTTGTCGGACTTTGGGAGATGTCGTGGAGTTGTTGGAGCAACAAGCGGCTTTTCTGGTAGAGCAGGTGATGAATGGGCAAGCTGGCGATCGCCTACCACCTCACACCCAAGCAGAAATAAATTGGATTGAAACAGTTCTATTGCCCAAACTGCAACAAACGCCGCAAGAGATCACTCATTTATTGCGAGGGTTGGCAGGAGGATATGTTCCGAGTGGGCCTTCTGGTGCCCCTACCCGTGGTCGTCCAGAAGTGTTACCCACCGGACGCAACTTTTACTCGGTTGATATTCGCGCCATTCCGACCGAGAGTGCTTGGGATGTGGGACGCAAGGCGGCGGCAGCTTTAATTGAACGCTATACCCAGGACAACGGGGAGTATCCCAAGACCATTGGTTTATCAGTTTGGGGCACTTCTACGATGCGGACGGGCGGTGATGATATTGCCGAAGCCTTGGCTTTACTGGGAGTCCAGCCAATTTGGGAAGGGCCATCGCGGCGCATGGTGGATTTCGAGATTTTACCCGTCTCTGTCTTGGGGCGACCCCGTGTGGATGTGACTTTACGGGTGTCAGGCTTTTTCCGCGATGCTTTCCCCAATTTGATCGATCTGTTTGATCAAGCAGTGACAGCCGTAGCCGCCTTGCCAGAACTACCCGACCAAAATCCGTTAGCGGCTCAGGTGCAGCAAGAAACCCAGCGCTGGCAATCCGCAGGCTTAACGCCAGAACAGGCAGAGCAGCGATCGCACTATCGGGTCTTTGGTTCCAAACCAGGAGCTTATGGCGCGGGTTTGCAAGGTTTAATCGAAGCGCAAAATTGGACAGACGATCAAGATTTAGCGCGGGCTTATATCAATTGGAGCAGTTACGCCTACACGCGCAACGGCGAAGGTCGAGCTGCCCCAGAAGCCTTTGAGCAACGCTTACAACAAATGCAGGTGGTGTTGCACAACCAAGACAACCGCGAACACGACCTACTAGACTCTGACGACTATTACCAATTCCAAGGCGGCTTAACAGCAGCAGTGCGATCGCTCACTGGCAAAAATCCCCAAACTTATTTTGGCGATCATTCGCTACCCCAAAACCCCAAAATCCGCAAGCTCCAGGAAGAAATCGCCCGTGTTTATCGTTCGCGTGTGGTGAATCCCAAGTGGCTTGAAGGCGTGATGCGGCATGGCTACAAGGGAGCCTTTGAAATGGCCGCGACCCTCGACTACTTGTTTGCCTACGATGCTACAGCTCATTGTGTGGAAAACCACATGTATCAAGGAGTTGCCAACGCCTATCTCTTGGATGAAAAAGTCCAAGCTTTTGTTCAGGAGAAAAATCCTTGGGCCTTACGCGATATGGCAGAACGATTATTGGAAGCCCATCAACGCGGGTTATGGGAACAGGTGAAACCGGAAACCATCGACCAATTACGAGCGATCGCCCATGAAGCAGAAGCCGCGATCGAAAACACTCTTTCTGCTCCCAATTCCTAG
- a CDS encoding GTP-binding protein, translating into MSHPPSSQPNAPANFQSAPSSAPSARQESHFSRARASLREILSRHNQRLRQFKLPNNLELQAALQTELEGLSATLNKLDQGVIRIATFGLVSRGKSAVLNALLGQKVLQTGPLNGVTQWPRSVRWVPNVESKVQVELIDTPGLDEVQGQARAKMARDVARQADLILFVVSGDITRTEYQALCELRETQKPLLLVFNKIDLYPDRDRQAIYKNLQQLGANSRDSRRLQQLLSTDEIVMVAAEPAPLQVRVEWPDGRVTYEWESPPPQIEPLQDKLLTLLNREGRSLLALNALRQAREAETKIAQTTIELCSPEAEALIWKFTRYKAMAIALNPIAFLDLAGGVVADLTLIRELARLYGLPMTRYEAGKLWKTILLSSGSLLLSELGSGVLLGLGKSSVAIASGENPANFSAYAGVAVVQAAAAGYGAYAIGRAAQVYLEQGCTWGPQGPNTAIQDILSQIEPNTIVYRLRQEIGEFLG; encoded by the coding sequence TTGAGTCATCCTCCCTCCTCTCAACCTAACGCCCCCGCCAACTTTCAATCTGCCCCCAGTTCTGCCCCTTCGGCTCGGCAAGAATCGCACTTCAGTCGAGCCAGAGCCAGTTTGCGAGAGATTTTGTCGCGGCACAACCAGCGACTGCGGCAATTTAAGCTGCCGAATAATTTAGAGCTGCAAGCAGCTTTGCAAACAGAGCTGGAAGGTTTGTCAGCCACTCTAAACAAGCTGGACCAAGGAGTAATTCGGATTGCCACGTTTGGGTTGGTGAGTCGAGGGAAATCTGCCGTATTGAATGCTCTGTTGGGGCAAAAAGTTTTGCAAACGGGGCCGCTAAATGGCGTGACCCAGTGGCCGCGATCGGTGCGTTGGGTGCCAAATGTCGAAAGCAAGGTACAAGTTGAACTGATTGACACCCCTGGCCTCGATGAGGTGCAAGGACAAGCCCGTGCCAAGATGGCCCGCGATGTGGCTCGCCAAGCCGATCTAATTTTATTCGTAGTCTCTGGTGATATTACTCGCACTGAATATCAAGCGCTGTGCGAATTGCGAGAAACTCAAAAACCGCTGCTTTTGGTATTCAACAAAATTGATCTGTATCCCGATCGCGATCGCCAAGCGATTTATAAAAATCTACAGCAACTAGGAGCTAACAGCAGAGATAGCCGACGCCTACAGCAACTGCTCTCGACTGACGAGATTGTCATGGTGGCTGCTGAGCCTGCCCCGTTGCAAGTGCGAGTAGAATGGCCCGATGGTCGTGTCACCTATGAGTGGGAATCGCCACCGCCCCAAATTGAGCCGTTACAAGACAAACTGCTAACCCTGCTGAATCGGGAAGGGCGATCGCTTTTAGCTTTGAATGCCTTGCGACAAGCACGGGAAGCTGAAACCAAGATTGCCCAAACGACGATTGAGCTATGCAGCCCAGAAGCTGAGGCGCTGATTTGGAAATTTACTCGTTATAAAGCAATGGCGATCGCTCTCAATCCAATTGCCTTCCTGGATTTGGCTGGGGGAGTGGTTGCGGATTTAACGCTAATTCGAGAGTTGGCGCGTCTCTACGGCTTACCGATGACTCGCTACGAAGCTGGAAAGCTCTGGAAAACGATTTTGCTCAGTTCTGGCAGTTTGCTGCTGAGTGAATTGGGCAGTGGTGTTTTGTTGGGTTTGGGCAAGAGCAGCGTAGCGATCGCTTCGGGCGAGAACCCTGCTAACTTTTCTGCCTATGCTGGGGTTGCGGTGGTGCAAGCGGCGGCTGCTGGGTATGGAGCTTATGCGATCGGACGGGCGGCGCAGGTTTATTTGGAGCAAGGCTGTACTTGGGGACCACAAGGGCCAAACACGGCGATTCAGGATATTTTGAGCCAAATTGAACCAAATACGATTGTTTATCGGTTGCGGCAGGAGATTGGGGAGTTTTTGGGCTAG
- a CDS encoding YcjF family protein, which produces MTVLWRRPVLVGGVGLTFGLWFLETMAHSLAEVSGLVTLGAIAAGTGFWFLQKPSAQIAAISAPAAPVSRLQVDQSLAEVEDRIHRLQAEVATLEKVRPETIARIPILEAQLQALTPELERQELRVAVVGGQAVGKTSLVQVLQAQGLAAVSQPVAWQDLPALLAAEASTLDVDTIAEAQAADAVIFVVAGDLTESELQVVQQLSAANQRLLLVLNKQDQYLPTERSLVLRQLQTRTQDYLNSADVMAIAAVPNPLKVRQHQADGSVQEWMEQPQPDVNWLCERLQQLLTQERQQLVWATTWRSAIALKAEVQAVLNQVRRDRALPLIEQYQWIAAATAFANPVPALDLLATTAINAQLVLDLSAIYQQKFSLQQAQTIAKTMASLLLKLGLVELSTQAIGTVLKSHAITYVAGGGVQGASAAYLTRLAGLSLSEYFEEQSASISPESENPLSLDRLTQVLKSVFHQTQQRSFVQALVKQVTERFASFAPNPSPQSQPPLQLTAAIEPTLPLASIPLPNLQLASHELELVEENRTAVSLSSTSLESSSLLST; this is translated from the coding sequence ATGACTGTCCTGTGGCGGCGACCTGTGTTGGTTGGGGGAGTAGGTCTTACCTTTGGGCTGTGGTTTCTAGAAACTATGGCGCACTCGCTGGCAGAAGTGAGTGGTTTAGTTACGCTAGGGGCGATCGCGGCAGGGACGGGGTTTTGGTTCCTTCAGAAACCTAGCGCTCAAATTGCTGCCATTTCTGCTCCAGCGGCTCCTGTGAGCCGTCTACAGGTAGATCAAAGTCTTGCGGAGGTTGAAGACAGAATTCATCGCTTACAGGCGGAAGTAGCCACCTTAGAAAAGGTACGTCCTGAAACCATTGCCCGCATTCCGATACTAGAAGCGCAACTCCAGGCTTTGACACCGGAGCTAGAGCGGCAAGAACTTCGAGTCGCTGTGGTAGGGGGGCAAGCGGTTGGCAAAACTTCTCTCGTTCAGGTGCTGCAAGCACAAGGATTGGCTGCTGTGTCGCAACCTGTTGCTTGGCAAGATCTCCCCGCTCTACTGGCAGCAGAGGCTTCTACCCTTGATGTGGATACGATCGCTGAGGCTCAAGCCGCAGATGCAGTCATCTTTGTGGTGGCAGGAGATTTGACTGAGTCTGAGTTGCAGGTGGTGCAGCAACTGTCTGCTGCTAATCAGCGCCTACTCCTGGTTTTGAATAAGCAAGATCAGTATTTACCCACTGAGCGATCGCTCGTGCTCAGGCAACTGCAAACGCGCACTCAAGATTACTTAAACAGTGCTGATGTGATGGCGATCGCGGCAGTACCCAATCCTTTGAAGGTTCGCCAACATCAGGCAGATGGTTCGGTGCAGGAGTGGATGGAGCAGCCTCAACCCGACGTTAATTGGCTCTGCGAGCGGTTACAACAGCTTCTAACTCAAGAGAGACAGCAATTGGTTTGGGCCACGACTTGGCGGAGCGCGATTGCTTTGAAGGCAGAGGTGCAGGCCGTGCTAAATCAAGTCCGTCGCGATCGCGCCTTACCACTCATTGAGCAATACCAATGGATCGCCGCAGCCACAGCGTTTGCTAACCCAGTACCAGCCTTAGATCTCTTAGCCACTACCGCAATTAACGCTCAGTTAGTCCTAGACCTGAGTGCCATTTATCAGCAGAAGTTTTCCTTACAGCAAGCGCAAACGATTGCTAAGACAATGGCTAGCCTACTGCTGAAATTAGGCTTAGTAGAACTCTCTACCCAGGCGATCGGCACGGTGCTCAAGAGCCATGCGATTACCTATGTAGCAGGTGGTGGAGTCCAGGGTGCCAGTGCTGCTTACTTGACTCGCCTGGCTGGATTGAGCTTAAGCGAATACTTCGAGGAACAAAGTGCCTCTATTTCCCCAGAATCCGAAAATCCCCTAAGTCTCGATCGCCTGACTCAAGTTCTCAAAAGCGTATTCCACCAAACTCAGCAGAGAAGTTTCGTTCAAGCTTTGGTGAAGCAGGTGACAGAGCGCTTTGCGTCCTTTGCGCCAAACCCCTCGCCTCAGTCGCAACCTCCATTGCAATTAACCGCAGCGATCGAGCCAACTCTGCCCTTGGCATCTATACCGTTACCAAACCTCCAGTTAGCTAGCCACGAATTGGAGCTAGTAGAGGAGAATAGAACTGCGGTCAGTCTTTCCAGTACTAGCCTTGAGTCATCCTCCCTCCTCTCAACCTAA
- a CDS encoding GAF domain-containing hybrid sensor histidine kinase/response regulator translates to MPSFPASAVRRTLPGATFGQLYDLLQQMAAAIAPQTTVTVLTEAILASLPDLLKLEIARFVVVVSEPFSALLLAKTAEPQATSEYAAESVYELDLTFDPESIAEFLSQISNCFTSPSDVVGTLEQLCQRLRPNDAKIQSDFTLQLVERLAIAAQSPQTLDSNYPAVSVCQPVEEALRQQVEQERLLHQVITQVRQSLELSTILETAVQQVRPFLQADRLVIYQFDAHLASLNPNPNAPINSEHLQEHLQTLRPGYGCITYEACASANIPSVLHVAEEENCFVGIPNCQAKYCQGYTLAVNDVAATYVLSPCLLELLRRHQIVAKLVAPIVVQGQLWGLLIAHQCFAPREWQESEKTFLQRIAEHLAIAIDQAQLYAQLQQQKETLEERVIERTQELHDALAVAQSASRARNDFLATMSHELRTPLTCVIGMSATLLRWSFGHLSDRQRHYLQTIHDSGEHLLALINDILDLSQVEAGKATLNISEFSLTHLLNQSLQTLQDKAEFNGIELINEVNIAATGDRFTADQRRLKQVLLNLLSNAIKFTPEGGRVTLRAWLEAGKAVLQVEDTGIGIPEHQRPLLFQKFQQLDTSYQRKYEGTGLGLALTKQLVELHGGWIDVDSTVEIGSVFTVHLPAQVLPTSSAINPTNANHSNSQGRIVLIENHEESAMLICDLLTAAGYQVVWLVDGSTAVKQIEILHPVVVVADMQLPGMDGYEVMHYLRTSPTTQSLKILVLTTHCPDKADSHYLEAGADDCLEKPIEPEQLLYKVAALIDATNIAPTEAHTAENASIR, encoded by the coding sequence ATGCCTAGTTTCCCAGCTTCAGCAGTACGTCGAACCTTGCCTGGTGCAACCTTCGGCCAGCTATACGATCTTCTCCAGCAAATGGCTGCGGCGATCGCCCCCCAAACAACTGTAACTGTGCTGACTGAAGCCATTCTTGCCTCCCTTCCAGACCTGCTGAAGTTGGAAATAGCTCGGTTTGTGGTAGTAGTTTCCGAGCCATTTAGTGCGCTGCTGCTTGCCAAAACTGCTGAACCTCAGGCCACTAGTGAGTACGCGGCTGAATCGGTTTACGAACTCGATCTAACATTTGATCCAGAGTCGATCGCCGAGTTTTTGTCCCAAATCAGCAACTGCTTTACCTCACCTTCCGATGTGGTTGGCACGCTAGAGCAACTTTGCCAACGACTTCGCCCGAATGATGCCAAAATCCAAAGTGACTTTACGTTGCAATTAGTCGAGCGACTAGCGATCGCGGCTCAATCACCCCAAACACTAGACAGCAATTACCCAGCCGTATCCGTTTGCCAACCTGTGGAAGAAGCTTTGCGCCAGCAGGTAGAGCAAGAACGCTTACTCCATCAAGTGATCACCCAAGTTCGCCAAAGCTTGGAGTTGTCCACCATTTTAGAAACGGCAGTGCAGCAAGTGCGCCCTTTTCTGCAAGCCGATCGCCTGGTTATTTATCAATTTGATGCTCATCTAGCTTCGCTAAACCCGAATCCTAACGCTCCCATCAACTCAGAGCACTTGCAAGAACACTTGCAAACATTGCGGCCCGGTTATGGCTGCATTACCTACGAAGCCTGTGCCTCCGCCAATATTCCTTCGGTGCTGCATGTGGCAGAAGAGGAAAACTGCTTTGTCGGGATTCCGAATTGCCAAGCAAAGTATTGCCAAGGCTACACGTTAGCCGTCAATGATGTCGCTGCCACCTACGTTCTATCGCCCTGTTTGTTAGAGCTGTTGCGTCGCCATCAGATTGTGGCGAAGTTGGTGGCTCCGATTGTGGTGCAGGGCCAATTGTGGGGGTTGCTGATTGCCCACCAGTGCTTTGCGCCGAGGGAGTGGCAAGAAAGTGAAAAGACATTTTTGCAGCGGATTGCCGAGCACTTAGCGATCGCCATTGACCAAGCCCAGCTTTACGCTCAGTTGCAGCAGCAAAAGGAAACCCTGGAAGAACGAGTAATCGAACGCACCCAAGAGCTGCATGATGCTTTGGCTGTGGCTCAATCGGCCAGCCGCGCTAGAAACGACTTTTTGGCGACGATGAGCCATGAATTGCGAACCCCACTGACCTGTGTGATCGGCATGTCAGCCACCCTCTTGCGTTGGTCTTTTGGGCACTTGAGCGATCGCCAACGCCACTATCTACAAACCATCCACGACAGCGGCGAACATTTACTGGCATTGATCAACGACATTTTAGATTTGTCTCAGGTAGAAGCAGGCAAAGCCACCCTCAATATTAGTGAGTTCTCGTTGACTCACCTGCTGAATCAAAGCTTGCAAACCCTCCAAGACAAAGCCGAATTCAACGGCATTGAGCTAATCAACGAGGTCAACATTGCGGCGACAGGCGATCGCTTTACCGCCGACCAGCGCCGACTCAAGCAGGTGCTGCTCAACCTCCTGAGTAATGCAATTAAGTTCACTCCTGAAGGAGGGCGGGTAACACTGAGGGCTTGGCTAGAAGCAGGGAAAGCGGTGCTGCAAGTGGAAGACACAGGCATTGGCATTCCAGAGCACCAACGGCCCCTGCTGTTTCAAAAATTTCAGCAATTAGACACCTCTTACCAGCGCAAGTATGAAGGCACAGGGCTAGGTCTGGCATTGACCAAACAATTGGTAGAACTGCATGGCGGCTGGATTGATGTAGATTCTACGGTCGAGATCGGCTCTGTTTTTACAGTTCATCTTCCTGCCCAAGTTCTGCCTACCTCCAGTGCTATCAATCCTACTAATGCCAATCACAGCAATTCTCAAGGGCGTATTGTTCTGATTGAAAACCACGAAGAAAGCGCGATGCTGATCTGCGATCTGCTGACGGCAGCGGGCTACCAAGTGGTGTGGCTAGTAGACGGTTCAACCGCAGTGAAGCAAATCGAAATCTTGCATCCAGTAGTCGTGGTCGCAGACATGCAACTGCCTGGGATGGATGGATACGAGGTGATGCACTATCTACGGACTTCACCCACCACTCAATCTCTCAAAATTTTAGTTTTAACCACTCACTGCCCCGATAAAGCTGATTCCCATTACTTAGAAGCAGGGGCAGACGACTGTTTAGAGAAACCTATTGAACCGGAACAGCTGTTATATAAGGTAGCAGCATTGATCGACGCAACCAACATAGCCCCCACAGAAGCTCATACTGCGGAAAATGCATCTATCCGTTAA